Proteins from a genomic interval of Sporolactobacillus sp. Y61:
- a CDS encoding TIGR00730 family Rossman fold protein encodes MSKSICVYAGSNLGTDPEYAKKAAKLGEIIARKGWRLVYGGSSIGLMGVIADRVLSLGGKVIGVMPRGMILGEMAHAGLTELLEVDGMHARKEKMNELADGFIALPGGIGTFDELFEILCWAQIGLHHKPIGLLNADGYFDPLISLIQHSIDHQFADQSNLNLLTVSSDPDLLLKKMENYVPPKLGNKWRQLSKGTLERK; translated from the coding sequence TTGAGTAAAAGCATTTGTGTTTATGCCGGTTCGAATCTGGGTACAGATCCTGAATATGCAAAGAAGGCGGCCAAACTCGGTGAAATCATCGCACGAAAAGGGTGGCGCCTCGTCTATGGGGGATCTTCGATCGGTCTGATGGGTGTCATTGCCGATCGCGTGCTATCCCTTGGCGGTAAGGTCATCGGTGTCATGCCGCGCGGGATGATTCTGGGAGAAATGGCTCATGCCGGTCTGACAGAACTTCTGGAAGTCGACGGGATGCACGCCCGAAAAGAGAAGATGAATGAACTTGCAGACGGGTTCATCGCTTTGCCGGGCGGGATTGGAACTTTTGATGAATTATTCGAGATCCTTTGCTGGGCACAGATCGGCCTGCATCATAAACCCATCGGTCTGCTGAATGCTGACGGATACTTTGATCCGCTGATATCACTGATTCAGCACAGCATCGACCATCAGTTTGCCGATCAGTCTAACCTGAATCTCCTGACTGTGTCTTCTGATCCGGATTTGCTGCTTAAAAAGATGGAAAATTATGTTCCTCCAAAACTGGGAAATAAATGGAGACAGCTCAGCAAGGGCACTTTAGAACGTAAATAG
- a CDS encoding SH3 domain-containing protein yields the protein MNPNRNLTILGAVTTAAAVAAVSAVNPLEASADSFKAYTGQAKTNLNIRSTPGTDQDEIGMLNRGDTFSVIGVDRKSEKGHWLKIKHNNRTAFVDGYYVAKAKAATQPSVQPVQKVSPYQGVTTDWLHVRFLPGESGTILTTLKPGATVTVTGKTASGWLQIDFRHGSAYVSAEYIKTGGSSAGFTERMSSVKTLYKGTTTENLNVRTGPGTSNKWLTTLRKGTRVDVTGEAGGGWLKIKYNGGTAYVSGDFVTKPNAGKGSSAPLKTLYTGTTTENLNVRTGPGTSNKWLTTLRKGTKVDVTGEAGGGWLKIKYNGGTAYVSGEFVAKANAGKGSSAPLKTLYTGTTTENLNVRPVPGTSRKPLTTLKRGTRVDVTGEAGGGWLKIKYNGGTAYVSGDFVTKANAGKNPSAPLKTLYTGTTTDNLNVRPVPGTSRKPLTTLKKGTKVDVTGEAGGGWLKIKYNGGTAYVSGDFVTKPNAGKGSSAPLKTLYTGTTTDNLNVRPVPGTSRKPLTTLKKGTKVDVTGEAGGGWLKIKYNGGTAYVSGDFVTKPNAGKGSSAPLKTLYTGTTTENLNVRTGPGTSNERLTTLKKGTKVDVTGEAGGGWLKIKYNGGTAYVSGKYVTKPNAGKTPSAPLKTLYTGTTTENLNVRTGPGTSNKWLTTLRKGTKVDVTGEAGGGWLKIKYNGGTAYVSGDFVTKPNAGKGSSAPLKTLYTGTTTENLNVRTGPGTSNKRLTTLKKGTKVDVTGEAGGGWLKIKYNGGTAYVSGDFVARPSDGGSGENSPAPSPSDESDYPEQDTRYGVVTTGLNFRKGPSKSYDVIRVLQAGTRVEILTGANGWLKVSYGGRDGYVYADFIREEETVTKQEGDTVYITTKYPVSFGQALQKEQKVNGSSNLAYYLNPRNFSKGSTEYYQFLQLSSLANLNMRDMQTILAGRGILSGYAAEFITAAENNGVNEVYLVSHALLETGNGTSSLAKGVRIHGTKVYNMFGIGAYDGNAVNAGAEYAYSHGWTTPGKAIEGGAAWIADHYIYNRAYRQDTLYKMRWNPDALVMGNAAHQYATDPGWAVKQTPMIDNMYRKITKYTQIFDVPEYRN from the coding sequence ATGAATCCAAATCGCAACCTGACAATATTGGGTGCCGTGACCACAGCCGCTGCTGTAGCCGCGGTGTCGGCCGTAAACCCGTTAGAAGCTTCTGCAGACTCGTTCAAGGCGTATACCGGTCAGGCTAAGACTAATCTGAATATTCGAAGTACGCCGGGAACGGATCAAGATGAGATCGGCATGCTGAACAGAGGAGATACATTCAGCGTGATCGGCGTGGATAGAAAAAGTGAGAAAGGCCACTGGCTGAAGATCAAGCATAATAACCGAACGGCCTTTGTAGATGGATATTATGTTGCAAAGGCAAAAGCGGCAACTCAGCCGTCTGTTCAGCCCGTTCAGAAAGTTTCACCTTATCAGGGTGTGACCACCGATTGGCTGCATGTCCGTTTTCTTCCCGGTGAAAGCGGGACGATACTGACTACGCTGAAACCGGGCGCAACAGTTACCGTCACCGGAAAAACTGCGTCTGGCTGGCTTCAGATTGACTTCCGTCATGGCTCGGCCTATGTATCAGCAGAATACATAAAAACAGGCGGGTCTTCTGCCGGTTTTACTGAACGGATGTCATCAGTGAAAACGCTCTATAAGGGGACGACAACGGAGAATCTAAATGTACGTACCGGCCCCGGAACTTCCAATAAATGGCTGACGACACTGAGAAAAGGCACAAGGGTCGACGTAACAGGTGAGGCCGGTGGCGGCTGGCTGAAGATCAAGTACAACGGCGGCACAGCGTATGTGTCGGGTGATTTTGTGACGAAGCCGAACGCGGGAAAGGGCTCCTCTGCTCCTCTGAAGACCCTCTACACCGGGACGACGACGGAGAATCTAAATGTACGTACCGGCCCCGGGACTTCCAATAAATGGCTGACGACACTGAGAAAGGGAACAAAGGTCGACGTGACAGGCGAGGCCGGCGGCGGCTGGCTGAAGATCAAATACAACGGCGGCACGGCGTATGTGTCGGGTGAATTTGTGGCGAAAGCGAACGCGGGGAAGGGCTCCTCTGCTCCTTTGAAGACCCTCTATACCGGGACGACGACGGAGAATCTGAACGTGCGGCCAGTCCCCGGGACCTCCAGGAAACCGCTGACGACGCTGAAAAGGGGAACCAGGGTCGACGTGACAGGCGAGGCCGGCGGCGGCTGGCTGAAGATCAAATACAACGGCGGCACAGCGTATGTGTCGGGTGATTTTGTGACGAAGGCGAACGCGGGGAAAAACCCGTCTGCTCCTCTGAAGACCCTCTACACCGGGACAACGACGGATAATCTGAATGTGCGACCTGTCCCCGGGACCTCCAGGAAACCGTTGACGACACTGAAAAAGGGAACAAAAGTCGACGTGACGGGTGAGGCCGGCGGGGGCTGGCTGAAGATCAAATACAATGGCGGCACAGCGTATGTGTCGGGTGATTTTGTGACGAAGCCGAACGCGGGGAAGGGCTCCTCTGCTCCTTTGAAGACCCTCTACACCGGGACAACGACGGATAATCTGAATGTGCGACCTGTCCCCGGGACCTCCAGGAAACCGTTGACGACACTGAAAAAGGGAACAAAAGTCGACGTGACGGGTGAGGCCGGCGGGGGCTGGCTGAAGATCAAATACAATGGCGGCACAGCGTATGTGTCGGGTGATTTTGTGACGAAGCCGAACGCGGGGAAGGGCTCCTCTGCTCCTTTGAAGACCCTCTACACGGGGACGACGACGGAGAATCTGAATGTACGTACCGGCCCCGGGACTTCGAATGAACGGCTGACGACACTGAAAAAGGGAACAAAGGTCGACGTGACAGGTGAGGCCGGCGGCGGCTGGCTGAAGATCAAGTACAATGGCGGCACGGCGTATGTGTCGGGCAAATATGTAACAAAGCCGAACGCAGGGAAAACTCCGTCTGCCCCTCTGAAGACCCTCTACACGGGGACGACAACGGAGAATCTAAATGTACGTACCGGCCCCGGGACTTCCAATAAATGGCTGACGACACTGAGAAAGGGAACAAAGGTCGACGTAACAGGTGAGGCCGGCGGGGGCTGGCTGAAGATCAAATACAACGGCGGCACAGCGTATGTGTCGGGTGATTTTGTGACGAAGCCGAACGCGGGAAAGGGCTCCTCTGCTCCTCTGAAGACCCTCTACACCGGGACGACGACGGAGAATCTGAACGTGCGGACCGGCCCTGGGACTTCGAATAAACGGCTGACGACCCTGAAAAAGGGAACAAAAGTCGACGTGACAGGCGAGGCCGGCGGGGGCTGGCTGAAGATCAAATACAACGGCGGCACGGCGTATGTGTCGGGTGATTTTGTGGCGAGACCTTCTGATGGCGGCAGCGGTGAAAATTCGCCTGCACCGTCACCATCTGATGAATCAGATTATCCGGAACAGGACACGCGGTATGGTGTGGTCACGACAGGCTTGAATTTCAGAAAGGGTCCGAGTAAGTCTTATGATGTCATTCGGGTACTGCAGGCTGGCACACGTGTGGAAATACTGACCGGGGCAAATGGATGGTTAAAAGTCAGCTATGGTGGTCGTGACGGATATGTCTACGCAGACTTTATCAGGGAAGAAGAAACGGTAACGAAACAGGAAGGGGACACGGTGTACATCACAACCAAATATCCTGTTTCGTTCGGTCAGGCACTCCAGAAGGAGCAGAAAGTGAATGGCAGCAGCAACCTGGCTTATTACCTTAACCCCAGAAACTTCTCAAAAGGTTCGACGGAATACTATCAGTTTCTTCAGCTGTCTTCCCTCGCCAACCTGAATATGCGGGATATGCAGACCATATTAGCGGGCCGGGGTATTCTCTCCGGTTATGCGGCAGAATTTATTACAGCTGCTGAAAATAATGGAGTAAATGAAGTTTATCTTGTTTCCCATGCTCTTCTTGAGACCGGGAACGGCACATCCAGTCTTGCGAAAGGTGTCCGCATACATGGCACGAAGGTGTACAATATGTTCGGTATTGGTGCTTATGATGGCAATGCCGTAAATGCTGGTGCAGAATACGCTTACAGTCATGGCTGGACCACCCCGGGAAAAGCAATAGAAGGCGGTGCCGCCTGGATCGCCGACCATTATATTTACAATCGGGCATATCGACAGGATACGCTGTACAAGATGCGCTGGAATCCGGATGCCCTGGTCATGGGGAATGCGGCACATCAATACGCGACGGACCCTGGCTGGGCAGTTAAGCAGACACCAATGATTGATAACATGTACAGGAAAATAACAAAATACACGCAGATCTTTGATGTACCTGAATATCGGAACTGA
- a CDS encoding C39 family peptidase has product MPSQGRVFALMLLIVFFCIMLVLGETGLVEVVGDSRADPEDHPQQDPQQDPQQENPIKQFVNHVYDGPDVEKKLSAPHIRQLPELPNGCEVTSLTMLLRDAGVVTDKMKLAGEMKKVPFQAGRYMGNPNEGFVGNMYRGDRNHPGFAVYHGPVAELAEKYLGNRVHDFSGSSWTDVEKEISSGNPVWVITSIQFRPVPDSAWRNWHTEEGDIRITFQEHSVLVTGYDREHIFFNDPLADHEGSQSEKAAFIEAWEQFGNQAISIR; this is encoded by the coding sequence ATGCCAAGCCAGGGACGTGTTTTTGCACTGATGCTCCTGATCGTTTTCTTTTGTATCATGCTTGTACTCGGGGAAACCGGATTAGTGGAAGTAGTCGGAGATAGCAGAGCGGACCCGGAAGATCACCCGCAACAGGACCCGCAACAGGACCCGCAACAGGAAAATCCCATAAAGCAATTCGTTAATCACGTTTATGACGGCCCGGATGTAGAGAAAAAACTTTCCGCCCCCCATATCAGACAGCTGCCGGAACTGCCCAATGGATGCGAAGTGACAAGCCTTACGATGCTGCTGCGTGACGCAGGGGTTGTTACGGACAAAATGAAACTGGCCGGGGAAATGAAGAAAGTTCCCTTTCAGGCGGGAAGATATATGGGCAACCCGAACGAAGGTTTTGTCGGCAATATGTATCGCGGGGACAGGAATCATCCGGGCTTTGCGGTATATCACGGCCCGGTAGCTGAACTCGCGGAAAAGTATCTGGGAAATCGTGTACATGATTTCTCAGGAAGCAGTTGGACGGATGTTGAAAAGGAGATTTCCAGTGGGAACCCTGTCTGGGTCATTACAAGTATTCAGTTCCGGCCGGTACCGGATTCCGCATGGAGAAACTGGCATACGGAAGAGGGAGATATACGCATCACATTCCAGGAGCATTCTGTTCTGGTAACCGGTTATGACAGAGAACATATCTTCTTCAATGATCCGCTTGCTGATCATGAGGGGAGTCAGTCAGAAAAAGCAGCGTTTATTGAGGCATGGGAGCAATTCGGTAATCAGGCAATCAGTATCAGATAA
- a CDS encoding 2-dehydropantoate 2-reductase, with product MKIAVLGAGAIGCFYGGVLAKQGLDVAFAARGKTRDYLQQHDLIVHSINGDFSLPVKVLDADHLQPVDDLDFILLAVKSNALDQCIPELKALTGPSTKIICLLNGIGNEEKLVDVFGAEHVAGGSAFISVIREAPGVVDHVGEGKLIIGEWKTGEAAPSLEWLSKMFRQAGVDTHVSPDIRQVKWDKLLWNIIYNPLTALTRTRVGEALNDADLFPILAEVKKEYIRTAAAVGITINRDYAEKVLLPNKDVQNHKTSMLQDLEHGRKMELEAILGFVIKTARAKQVPVTAIETIYHLLRFIDLKNKSV from the coding sequence GTGAAGATTGCGGTACTTGGTGCGGGAGCCATAGGCTGTTTTTATGGTGGTGTACTGGCGAAACAGGGATTGGATGTTGCTTTTGCAGCCAGAGGAAAGACGCGTGACTATTTACAACAACATGATCTGATCGTTCACAGCATTAACGGAGATTTCTCACTGCCGGTAAAGGTGCTGGATGCAGATCATCTGCAACCGGTGGATGATCTGGACTTTATTCTGCTTGCCGTGAAATCCAATGCGCTGGATCAATGTATTCCGGAGCTGAAGGCGCTCACAGGGCCATCTACAAAGATTATCTGCCTGTTAAACGGCATCGGTAATGAAGAAAAGCTCGTCGATGTTTTCGGTGCAGAGCATGTTGCCGGCGGTTCCGCATTCATTTCCGTGATTCGGGAAGCGCCCGGTGTTGTGGATCATGTCGGTGAGGGAAAACTGATTATCGGCGAATGGAAGACCGGAGAGGCTGCCCCATCTCTGGAATGGCTGAGCAAGATGTTCCGCCAGGCAGGAGTGGATACTCATGTCTCCCCGGATATTCGTCAGGTTAAATGGGATAAACTCCTTTGGAACATTATTTATAATCCACTGACGGCTTTGACCCGGACTCGGGTCGGTGAAGCGCTGAACGATGCCGATCTGTTCCCGATTTTAGCCGAAGTTAAAAAAGAATATATCCGTACAGCGGCCGCAGTGGGTATTACGATTAACCGTGATTATGCAGAAAAAGTCCTTCTGCCCAACAAGGACGTACAGAATCACAAGACATCCATGCTTCAGGATCTGGAACATGGAAGGAAAATGGAGCTTGAGGCGATCCTTGGATTTGTGATCAAAACCGCGCGGGCGAAACAAGTACCGGTTACAGCGATTGAAACGATTTATCATCTGCTCCGGTTTATTGATCTAAAGAATAAGTCCGTCTGA
- the rnhA gene encoding ribonuclease HI has product MVIYCDGGCRGNQSDRNVGGWGAVLTYHGRTKELYGGTRNTTNNIMELTAAIRSLEELKTDHIPVSFYIDSAYVVNGMNSWVTGWTKKNWRTAGGQPVKNRELWQRLNALAQKQHQITFNKVKGHHGVALNERADQLANQGMDEVESAR; this is encoded by the coding sequence ATTGTAATATACTGTGACGGCGGCTGCCGTGGCAATCAGAGTGACCGGAATGTCGGCGGATGGGGAGCTGTACTCACCTATCACGGCCGGACAAAGGAACTTTATGGCGGTACGCGAAATACAACCAACAATATTATGGAACTGACTGCTGCGATCCGGTCGCTGGAAGAGCTGAAAACCGATCATATTCCCGTTTCTTTTTATATTGACAGTGCTTATGTTGTTAACGGCATGAACAGCTGGGTCACCGGCTGGACGAAAAAAAACTGGAGAACGGCAGGCGGTCAGCCTGTCAAAAACAGAGAATTATGGCAGCGGTTAAACGCACTGGCACAGAAGCAGCATCAGATTACTTTTAATAAAGTCAAAGGTCATCATGGTGTGGCGCTGAATGAACGTGCGGACCAGCTCGCCAATCAGGGAATGGACGAAGTGGAATCCGCAAGATAA
- a CDS encoding FAD-dependent oxidoreductase: MYESLFQPIKIGKVEVKNRISMAPMGAFGLVDNEGCYSQRAIDYYVERAKGGTGLIITSITKVENKLDKVVSGIIPVVSENPGRFLMTSAEMTERVHAYGSKIFLQLTMGFGRSGVPGALLTAAPVSASAIPNYWDPSVTCNSLTTDEVEWIVQKFIESADIAKKAGFDGVEIHAVHEGYLLDQFTLALFNRRTDKYGGDLRGRFQLPVEIVQGIKKRCGADFPVGVRYSVKSCIKDWRQGGLPGEDYVDKGRDLEEGIAAAKILEEAGYDELNTDVGTYDAWYWSHPPIYQKEGLYLPYTKELKKAVHIPVIVAGKLGVPETAEKSLEDGAADMIGLGRPLLTDPYWAKKVLNNQVEEIRPCIGCHVGCLGRGFEGKPLSCAVNPACGRERYYVPEKALVSKKVMVVGGGVSGMEAARVAAIRGHQVTIYEKSDRLGGQIVPGSVPGFKVDDRRLIAWYKNELERLNINVLTHTQVTENLVKEQRPDVVIMATGAKEIRLDIPGSEKNNVATAIEILEGTKEAGSNILVVGGGLVGSETALYLAEQGKKVTIVEAQSDILTNGGGKPIPHMNKIMLLDLLNKFQVNRITDSSLIEITPEGAVLANKQFEKQLVQADTIVMSVGFRADQTLFNQLHGKIADLYLIGDAGRPANIMNAVWTGNEVGMNC, from the coding sequence ATGTACGAGTCCTTGTTTCAACCGATTAAGATAGGCAAAGTGGAAGTGAAAAACCGGATCTCTATGGCTCCGATGGGCGCATTTGGGTTGGTGGACAATGAAGGATGTTACAGCCAGCGGGCAATAGATTACTATGTTGAACGGGCGAAAGGCGGAACAGGCTTAATTATTACGAGTATCACCAAAGTCGAGAATAAGCTGGATAAGGTTGTTTCGGGGATTATCCCGGTTGTTTCAGAGAACCCGGGAAGATTTCTTATGACTTCTGCTGAAATGACGGAACGCGTTCACGCTTACGGATCAAAAATCTTTTTGCAGCTGACCATGGGCTTTGGACGAAGCGGCGTCCCGGGAGCCCTGCTCACTGCTGCGCCGGTTTCAGCATCAGCTATACCCAATTACTGGGATCCATCGGTGACCTGCAATTCTTTGACGACCGATGAAGTGGAATGGATCGTTCAAAAGTTTATTGAAAGCGCCGACATAGCAAAAAAAGCAGGATTTGATGGTGTGGAGATTCATGCGGTCCACGAAGGCTATCTCCTTGATCAATTTACTCTTGCTTTATTCAACAGAAGAACCGACAAATATGGCGGTGATTTAAGAGGACGATTTCAGCTTCCGGTTGAAATTGTCCAGGGGATTAAAAAAAGATGCGGGGCAGATTTCCCGGTCGGTGTACGTTACAGTGTGAAAAGCTGTATCAAAGACTGGCGTCAGGGCGGTCTCCCGGGCGAGGACTATGTAGATAAAGGCCGTGATCTTGAAGAAGGGATCGCTGCCGCAAAAATTCTTGAAGAGGCCGGCTATGATGAGCTAAATACGGATGTCGGCACATATGATGCCTGGTACTGGTCGCATCCGCCGATTTACCAGAAAGAAGGACTCTATCTGCCTTATACAAAAGAATTAAAGAAGGCGGTTCATATCCCTGTCATTGTTGCGGGAAAACTGGGCGTACCCGAAACCGCGGAAAAATCGCTTGAAGACGGGGCAGCGGATATGATTGGTCTGGGACGGCCGCTGCTCACAGACCCTTACTGGGCGAAGAAGGTACTAAATAACCAGGTGGAAGAGATCCGGCCCTGTATCGGGTGTCATGTAGGCTGTCTCGGGCGTGGATTTGAAGGAAAACCGCTCAGTTGCGCCGTGAACCCGGCCTGCGGCAGAGAAAGATACTATGTCCCGGAAAAGGCTCTTGTTTCAAAGAAAGTCATGGTTGTCGGTGGCGGCGTTTCCGGAATGGAAGCAGCAAGAGTGGCTGCCATTCGCGGACATCAGGTGACGATTTATGAAAAAAGCGATCGATTAGGCGGGCAAATTGTTCCGGGCTCGGTTCCCGGTTTTAAGGTGGATGACAGACGGCTGATTGCCTGGTATAAAAATGAACTGGAGAGGCTGAATATTAACGTTCTGACTCACACTCAGGTTACAGAGAATCTTGTTAAAGAACAGCGGCCGGATGTGGTGATCATGGCTACCGGGGCAAAAGAGATCCGTCTGGATATCCCCGGATCGGAGAAAAATAATGTTGCCACTGCGATCGAGATTTTGGAAGGGACCAAAGAGGCCGGATCAAATATACTTGTCGTCGGCGGAGGACTTGTGGGTTCCGAAACGGCACTATATCTCGCCGAACAGGGTAAGAAAGTGACCATCGTTGAGGCCCAGAGTGACATATTAACGAATGGCGGGGGAAAGCCCATTCCCCATATGAATAAAATCATGCTCCTGGATTTACTGAATAAATTTCAGGTAAACAGGATCACGGACAGTTCTCTGATTGAAATTACCCCGGAAGGTGCTGTTCTGGCCAATAAGCAGTTTGAAAAACAGTTGGTACAGGCAGATACTATCGTCATGTCTGTGGGATTCCGTGCAGATCAGACACTGTTTAATCAGCTTCATGGAAAAATAGCCGATCTGTATTTAATCGGTGACGCCGGCCGGCCGGCCAATATCATGAATGCGGTATGGACCGGCAATGAAGTCGGCATGAACTGCTGA
- the nrdG gene encoding anaerobic ribonucleoside-triphosphate reductase activating protein: MNYADYKPFDFLNGMGIRHSLFVSGCHFHCRGCWNAVAWNPNFGKPYTESTENKIIADLNDPARPVQGLSLLGGEPFDHPETLTRLVKRVNSECPGKDIWCWTGFHFEDLLRDPKRREMLDHIDVLVDGPFERDKRNLKLKFRGSENQRVINVKKSIQADKIVLQLH; encoded by the coding sequence ATGAATTATGCTGATTATAAACCGTTTGACTTTCTGAATGGAATGGGGATCAGGCATTCTCTGTTTGTCAGCGGCTGTCATTTTCACTGCAGGGGCTGCTGGAATGCGGTGGCCTGGAATCCGAACTTTGGAAAGCCTTATACGGAATCAACTGAAAATAAAATTATAGCGGATCTGAACGATCCCGCCCGACCCGTTCAGGGCCTGTCGCTGCTCGGCGGTGAACCGTTCGATCATCCGGAGACGCTGACCCGTCTTGTCAAACGGGTGAACAGCGAGTGCCCGGGCAAAGACATCTGGTGCTGGACCGGTTTTCATTTTGAAGATCTGCTGCGGGATCCAAAGCGCAGAGAGATGCTGGATCATATTGATGTGCTGGTTGACGGTCCTTTTGAAAGAGACAAACGAAATCTGAAACTGAAATTCCGCGGCTCGGAAAATCAGCGGGTCATTAACGTGAAAAAATCCATACAGGCAGACAAAATTGTTCTGCAGTTACATTAA
- a CDS encoding citrate:proton symporter, whose translation MLALLGFLTIVVFMYLIMSGRLSALIALMLVPTFFAIIGGFSKDIGGMMLKGIQGVAPTGIMIMFAILYFGIMIDSGLFDPLIMRILKVVKGDPLKIALGTALLAAVVSLDGDGTTTYMITVSAMLPLYKRIGMKPIILAGIAISASGVMNLLPWGGPTARVLASLNQTTGAVFIPVIPAMAAGLLFVLFIAFYMGRKERKRIGVLKIDGRTLEEQAASAEAVDLKRPKLVWVNGIMTILLLVCLIMELIPVPALFMLAFALAAMINYPNLKLQKERVQAYAGNALAVVSMIFAAGIFTGVFTGTKMVDALAAVLIDHVPASLGPYWALITALISGPFTFFMSNDAFYFGIVPLIAKTAASFGVDPAMIGRASLLGLPVHLFSPLVPSTYLLVGMVGAELGELQRGFLKWAFGTALVMVAAALLLGIISL comes from the coding sequence ATGCTTGCACTTCTTGGTTTTCTGACCATTGTTGTTTTCATGTATCTGATCATGTCCGGACGATTATCGGCGCTGATTGCACTGATGCTTGTCCCTACTTTCTTTGCGATTATCGGCGGCTTCTCGAAAGATATCGGCGGCATGATGCTGAAAGGGATTCAGGGCGTGGCGCCGACCGGTATCATGATTATGTTTGCCATCCTGTATTTCGGGATCATGATTGACAGTGGCCTTTTCGATCCCCTCATTATGCGGATCCTGAAGGTTGTTAAGGGTGATCCGCTGAAAATTGCGCTGGGTACGGCTTTACTTGCCGCAGTTGTTTCTCTGGACGGCGATGGAACAACGACGTATATGATCACGGTTTCCGCCATGCTGCCGCTTTATAAGCGCATCGGCATGAAACCGATTATTCTCGCAGGTATTGCGATTTCAGCTTCCGGAGTGATGAATCTGCTGCCCTGGGGTGGCCCGACCGCGCGCGTTCTGGCTTCACTGAATCAGACGACGGGGGCTGTATTCATTCCGGTCATTCCGGCTATGGCTGCCGGGCTGCTGTTCGTCTTATTTATTGCTTTCTATATGGGCCGCAAAGAACGAAAACGGATCGGTGTGCTGAAAATTGACGGCCGGACACTTGAGGAACAGGCGGCATCAGCTGAAGCAGTCGATCTGAAGCGGCCGAAACTCGTATGGGTTAATGGGATCATGACGATTCTTCTGCTTGTCTGCCTGATCATGGAACTGATTCCCGTTCCTGCCCTCTTTATGCTTGCTTTTGCGCTCGCGGCAATGATCAATTACCCGAATCTGAAACTGCAGAAGGAACGCGTGCAGGCTTACGCAGGGAATGCCCTGGCTGTAGTTTCCATGATTTTTGCAGCAGGGATATTTACCGGCGTTTTCACCGGAACGAAAATGGTTGATGCCCTGGCAGCGGTGTTAATCGATCATGTCCCGGCATCCCTGGGGCCGTACTGGGCGCTGATTACCGCGTTAATCAGCGGACCGTTCACCTTTTTCATGTCGAACGATGCCTTCTATTTCGGTATTGTGCCTCTGATTGCCAAAACAGCAGCCTCGTTCGGGGTGGATCCGGCCATGATCGGCCGCGCCTCGCTTCTCGGCCTGCCCGTTCATTTGTTCAGTCCGCTTGTTCCTTCCACTTATCTTCTGGTCGGTATGGTCGGTGCTGAACTGGGTGAATTGCAGCGTGGCTTTCTGAAATGGGCGTTTGGTACTGCGCTTGTCATGGTCGCTGCAGCACTGCTGCTGGGCATCATAAGCCTGTAA